In Mercurialis annua linkage group LG5, ddMerAnnu1.2, whole genome shotgun sequence, a single genomic region encodes these proteins:
- the LOC126681140 gene encoding ent-kaur-16-ene synthase, chloroplastic-like yields the protein MALLTRNICTLAREPKISPLSQISYKLPRLRIVDTISSDEVEKTITRRSKLFEKTKLSVSSYDTASVAMIPSKESKEKPMFPECLEWDMGIGNLNSDSAISTVYPLKVYSQLCAVDNLQKLGIDDRYSRKEIDNTLNYIHRLWMQEDEEIYLDVNCCALGFRLLRLNGYNVSSDVLAQLSEEEHFFNSVSPQFKSINTILELFKASKLTIYENEPVLEKLEAWTSSFLKQQLLIGAIKDSQLREEVGHALNYRYDSLDFLETRWEIEQQKANSAKLLKTYYIGLNDNNSELLALAIQQYNMCQSLYRKEYKDLEEWVKICRFDELKFARVMLLYCYYPNTAVLVPPELADARLSITKNCVLATVIDDFFDVAGSKEELENLVQLVERWGETSTIGYCSEQVEIIFSALEGMINELDAIAFKHHGRSVEHHLVKIWHELLKSMMKEAEWAGENATPSLDEYMENAYISFALGPICHITTYFLGITLPDEVMAGPQIYDLFKHVSLVGRLLNDLKSFKREREQGKYNSVSLRVLHSQGSMTEEEAIEATKRDIERYRKKLLRLAVQKEENSLPKPFRDFFWKSGNVMHYFYMDNDGYSNPKNEMANDAKIVLWNPISFP from the exons atGGCGCTTCTCACCAGAAATATTTGTACACTTGCGAGAGAACCAAAAATATCCCCATTATCAC AAATATCTTATAAGCTTCCACGACTTCGGATAGTCGATACAATTTCTTCg GATGAAGTAGAAAAAACAATAACCCGAAGAAGCAAGTTATTTGAGAAAACTAAACTATCAGTTTCATCTTATGATACTGCATCTGTGGCTATGATCCCTTCTAAAGAATCAAAGGAGAAGCCTATGTTTCCAGAATGCTTGGAATGGGATATGGGAATCGGGAATCTGAATTCCGACAGTGCAA TTTCCACGGTTTATCCACTGAAGGTCTATAGCCAGCTTTGTGCAGTAGACAATCTGCAGAAGTTAGGAATTGATGATAGATATTCGAGAAAAGAAATAGATAATACTTTGAATTATATACACAG ATTATGGATGCAAGAAGACGAAGAGATATATTTAGACGTCAATTGTTGTGCTTTGGGATTTCGTCTACTACGATTAAATGGATACAACGTTTCTTCTG ATGTGCTAGCACAATTATCAGAAGAAGAACATTTCTTCAATTCAGTGAGTCCACAATTCAAAAGCATAAACACAATTTTGGAATTGTTCAAAGCCTCAAAGTTAACGATATACGAAAATGAACCTGTTCTTGAGAAGTTAGAAGCTTGGACAAGTTCTTTCTTGAAACAACAACTACTAATCGGTGCCATTAAAGATTCTCAGTTACGTGAAGAG GTTGGTCATGCTTTAAATTATCGTTACGACAGTTTAGATTTTCTTGAGACGAGGTGGGAAATAGAGCAACAAAAAGCAAATAGTGCTAAACTTCTGAAGACATATTACAT CGGTCTTAATGATAATAACAGTGAATTACTAGCGTTGGCAATTCAACAGTATAATATGTGCCAGTCGTTATATCGAAAAGAATACAAAGATCTTGAAGA GTGGGTTAAAATTTGCAGATTTGATGAATTAAAATTTGCAAGGGTTATGCTGCTTTATTGTTACTACCCCAACACTGCAGTCCTTGTTCCTCCTGAATTGGCAGATGCTCGACTCTCCATTACCAAAAATTGTGTTCTAGCTACTGTTATTGATGACTTCTTTGATGTTGCTGGTTCCAAAGAAGAATTGGAAAACTTAGTTCAGTTAGTCGAACG GTGGGGAGAAACTTCGACGATTGGATATTGCTCCGAACAAGTTGAGATAATATTTTCAGCACTTGAAGGCATGATTAATGAGCTTGACGCCATTGCATTCAAACATCACGGAAGAAGTGTTGAGCATCACTTGGTTAAAATA TGGCATGAATTGCTCAAGTCTATGATGAAAGAAGCTGAGTGGGCAGGAGAGAATGCAACCCCATCACTAGATGAATATATGGAAAATGCATACATTTCTTTTGCATTGGGACCAATCTGTCACATAACAACTTATTTTCTTGGGATAACATTACCTGACGAAGTAATGGCAGGGCCACAAATATATGATCTATTTAAGCATGTCAGCCTGGTTGGACGACTTCTCAATGATCTCAAATCTTTTAAG AGAGAACGTGAACAAGGAAAATACAATAGTGTATCACTGCGTGTACTTCATAGTCAAGGGAGCATGACAGAAGAAGAAGCTATTGAAGCAACAAAAAGAGACATTGAGAGGTATAGAAAAAAATTGCTACGACTTGCAGTGCAAAAGGAGGAGAATTCACTTCCAAAACCTTTCAGGGATTTCTTTTGGAAATCTGGCAATGTAATGCACTATTTTTATATGGACAATGATGGTTACTCAAATCCCAAAAATGAAATGGCCAATGATGCAAAAATTGTATTATGGAACCCAATTTCTTTTCCTTAA
- the LOC126681141 gene encoding premnaspirodiene oxygenase-like, whose amino-acid sequence MLSIISQLILILVLFILRALWKKFRSSKSLNPPPGPWKLPLIGNLHQLIGGLPHHKLGALAKKYGPIMQLHIGQVPTVVISSPEMAKQVMKTHDTIFAQRPILIVSDIIFYKGSDIGFARYGDHWRQMRKICILELLSAKRVQLFRPVREEAVSNLIANISSNAGTCINLTQMLNLLSSTLITRAAFGKQCTVDQEQFIPLAAKVTEMMVGFNIADLFPSIKLLRFLTGIRYRLTKLHKKVDVVLENIINAHRIARATSKIELEDEDIVHVLLNLQEQGNLELPLTTDSIKAVILDMFLGGIDSSALTLGWVMSELIKNPKAMQKAQAEVRQVFREKGVVDEIGIEKLKYLKLVIKETLRIHPPAPLVPPREASNECQISGYDIPTMTRLFVNVWALGRDPDYWIEPESFIPERFEEGIIDYKGNNFEYLPFGGGRRICPGISFAMANVELALAQLLFNFDWELPHGMKKEELDMTEVFLTATKRKYDLHLVPIPYSPTEQNIY is encoded by the exons ATGTTGTCAATTATTTCgcaattaattttgattttagtgTTGTTCATCCTGCGGGCACTATGGAAGAAATTTAGAAGCAGCAAATCTCTAAATCCACCCCCCGGACCGTGGAAGCTCCCGCTTATCGGAAATCTGCACCAGTTAATCGGGGGCCTGCCCCATCATAAACTCGGAGCCTTGGCGAAGAAATACGGTCCTATTATGCAGCTTCATATCGGACAAGTTCCGACGGTTGTGATTTCATCACCTGAAATGGCAAAACAGGTGATGAAAACGCACGACACCATCTTTGCACAGAGGCCAATTCTCATAGTCTCTGACATCATATTTTACAAGGGTTCGGATATTGGCTTTGCACGCTACGGCGATCATTGGAGGCAAATGCGGAAAATTTGCATCTTAGAGCTGCTTAGTGCTAAACGTGTGCAATTGTTCCGACCAGTTCGAGAAGAAGCAGTATCGAATCTCATCGCTAACATTTCTTCCAATGCTGGAACTTGTATCAATCTTACACAAATGTTAAATTTATTGTCATCCACTCTCATTACAAGAGCAGCATTTGGAAAACAATGTACCGTCGATCAAGAACAATTCATTCCGCTTGCTGCAAAAGTTACGGAGATGATGGTCGGCTTCAACATCGCTGACTTGTTCCCCTCTATCAAACTGCTCCGTTTCCTTACTGGAATTCGCTATAGACTCACGAAACTGCACAAAAAAGTTGATGTTGTGCTTGAGAACATAATCAATGCTCATAGGATTGCGAGGGCCACGTCCAAGATTGAATTGGAGGATGAAGATATCGTCCATGTTTTGTTAAATCTTCAAGAGCAAGGGAATCTTGAACTTCCTTTAACAACCGACAGTATCAAAGCTGTTATACTG GACATGTTCCTCGGAGGGATTGATTCATCAGCTTTGACTCTAGGATGGGTTATGTCGGAATTGATTAAGAATCCGAAAGCCATGCAGAAAGCGCAAGCAGAGGTCAGACAAGTTTTTAGAGAGAAAGGAGTTGTTGATGAAATAGGCattgaaaaattaaagtatTTAAAGCTTGTTATCAAAGAAACATTAAGAATACATCCTCCGGCTCCATTAGTTCCTCCTAGAGAAGCTAGTAATGAATGTCAAATAAGCGGATACGATATACCCACCATGACCCGACTTTTTGTGAATGTATGGGCGCTCGGAAGGGATCCTGATTATTGGATTGAACCCGAAAGTTTTATACCAGAGAGATTTGAGGAAGGTATAATTGACTACAAAGGAAATAATTTCGAATATTTACCATTTGGCGGTGGAAGAAGGATATGTCCCGGTATATCATTCGCCATGGCGAATGTTGAACTTGCACTCGCACAGTTACTCTTCAACTTTGATTGGGAGCTTCCCCATGGTATGAAGAAAGAAGAACTGGATATGACCGAGGTCTTTCTCACTGCAACTAAAAGGAAAT